From the genome of Rhizobium binae, one region includes:
- a CDS encoding PAS domain-containing protein, producing the protein MLQLFRAFSLRCAQIEEAIRLGDDQRVMSLDRHVEPLVEAILACRAANLLEVYMQLQFVSHLVARDADDSASVREHTTVLSYLLDRYFGTHGPDWRMPSPQDVRIEPPAAYVPDTDNGHFLNAAILESLPDRVAVLTRDYRYLYSNAANSAHLDRKPMDLIGRHIAEFIGEERFAGCARHKLDACFAGEQIDYTYERATGGGASRQVRCRMSPLRDAGGTVIGALIVMDR; encoded by the coding sequence TTGCTGCAGCTTTTTCGAGCCTTTTCCTTGCGTTGCGCGCAGATCGAGGAAGCCATACGCCTCGGCGACGATCAGCGCGTCATGTCGCTCGACCGGCATGTCGAGCCGCTGGTCGAGGCGATCCTGGCATGCCGGGCGGCCAATCTGCTGGAAGTGTATATGCAGCTGCAGTTCGTGAGCCATCTCGTCGCCCGGGATGCCGACGACAGCGCCAGCGTCCGAGAACATACGACGGTGCTTTCCTACCTGCTCGACCGCTATTTCGGCACTCATGGGCCGGATTGGCGGATGCCGTCGCCGCAGGATGTGCGCATCGAGCCGCCGGCAGCCTACGTGCCCGACACCGACAACGGCCACTTTCTCAATGCGGCGATCCTCGAAAGCTTGCCGGATCGGGTAGCGGTGCTGACCAGGGACTATCGCTATCTCTATTCCAATGCGGCCAACAGCGCTCATCTCGACAGAAAGCCGATGGATCTCATCGGCCGCCATATTGCTGAATTCATTGGCGAAGAACGCTTTGCCGGATGCGCCAGGCATAAACTGGATGCCTGCTTTGCCGGCGAGCAGATCGACTACACCTATGAGCGGGCGACCGGCGGCGGCGCATCGCGGCAGGTGCGCTGTCGCATGTCGCCGTTGCGCGATGCCGGCGGCACGGTGATCGGTGCTCTGATCGTGATGGATCGTTAG
- a CDS encoding lipid A biosynthesis lauroyl acyltransferase, translated as MKLIVTRIVLALRNFQQWLVAQAMFGFLNLLKLFPADGAIRFADRVMRRLGRRTRRHRLMLTNLRNAFPEKSEAEIEKIALASWGNMGRLAAEYVFLDQLFDYDPEKSEPGRVEVSGIPIFLDLRDNPRPFIVFTGHTANFELLPVAGAAFGLTVTVLFRPPNNPYVAKKVFDFRSARMGKLVPSHAGSSFALARQLEAGQGVGVLVDQKFGKGLKGTFFGREVKTNPLLPKLVRQFDCEVYPARCIRLPGNRYRLEIEPRLDMPRDERGNLDLPAAAQLLNDKVESWVREYPEQWLWYHDRWQIKKTLA; from the coding sequence GTGAAGCTGATCGTCACCCGGATTGTCCTGGCGCTCAGGAATTTCCAGCAGTGGCTGGTGGCGCAGGCGATGTTCGGCTTCCTGAACCTGCTGAAGCTGTTTCCGGCCGATGGCGCGATCCGCTTTGCCGACAGGGTGATGCGCCGCCTGGGCCGGCGCACCCGCCGCCACAGGCTGATGCTGACCAATCTGCGCAACGCCTTTCCCGAGAAGAGCGAGGCCGAGATCGAGAAGATCGCGCTCGCCAGCTGGGGCAATATGGGAAGGCTCGCGGCCGAATATGTCTTTCTCGATCAGCTGTTCGACTATGATCCTGAAAAATCGGAGCCGGGCAGGGTGGAGGTCTCGGGCATTCCGATCTTCCTCGACCTGCGCGATAATCCGCGCCCCTTCATCGTGTTCACCGGCCATACCGCCAATTTCGAACTGTTGCCGGTGGCGGGTGCTGCCTTCGGGCTGACGGTGACCGTACTCTTCCGGCCGCCGAACAACCCTTACGTGGCCAAGAAGGTATTCGACTTCCGCAGCGCCCGCATGGGCAAGCTGGTGCCCTCGCATGCCGGTTCTTCCTTCGCGCTCGCCCGTCAGCTGGAAGCCGGCCAGGGGGTGGGCGTGCTCGTCGACCAGAAATTCGGCAAGGGGCTGAAGGGCACCTTCTTCGGGCGCGAGGTGAAGACCAATCCGCTGCTGCCGAAGCTGGTGCGCCAGTTCGACTGCGAGGTCTATCCGGCGCGCTGCATTCGGTTACCCGGAAACCGCTACCGCCTGGAAATCGAACCGCGACTCGATATGCCGCGCGACGAAAGAGGCAATCTCGACCTGCCGGCGGCGGCACAGCTCCTCAACGACAAGGTGGAGAGCTGGGTGCGGGAATATCCGGAACAGTGGCTCTGGTATCACGACCGCTGGCAGATCAAGAAGACGCTCGCGTAG
- a CDS encoding zinc-binding dehydrogenase: MRALQLIDDRKLGITVLPEPEAPAAGEVTLRVKAVALNHIDVWGWRGMAFAKRKMPLVIGAEASGVVEAIGPGVANVLPGQLVSIYGARTCGLCRPCREGRDNLCEHVSGVHGFHLDGFAQEKVNLPARLLVPAPPGVDAIGAALAPVTFGTVEHMLFDNAKLEPGETILVHAGGSGIGTAAIQLAKKIGCTVITTVGSDDKIEKAKALGADHVINYRTDRFEGVVRKLTKKKGVDVVFEHVGKDTWAGSMLCMKRGGRLVTCGSTSGVSTEMNLMMLFQQQLKLLGSFGCRMVNMADAMQKMGRGLVHPVIDTEVGFDDIDRALERMESRQIFGKIILKMD, from the coding sequence ATGCGCGCGCTGCAACTGATCGACGACCGCAAGCTTGGGATCACCGTTCTGCCGGAACCGGAGGCGCCCGCGGCCGGCGAGGTGACGCTGCGTGTCAAGGCGGTGGCGCTCAACCATATCGACGTCTGGGGCTGGCGCGGCATGGCATTTGCCAAGCGCAAGATGCCGCTGGTCATCGGCGCTGAAGCCTCCGGCGTCGTCGAGGCGATCGGGCCGGGCGTCGCCAACGTGCTGCCGGGTCAGTTGGTGTCGATCTATGGCGCGCGCACCTGCGGTCTCTGCCGCCCCTGCCGCGAAGGCCGCGATAATCTCTGCGAACATGTTTCCGGCGTGCACGGCTTCCATCTCGATGGTTTCGCACAGGAGAAGGTTAATCTGCCGGCGCGCCTGCTGGTTCCGGCCCCTCCCGGCGTCGATGCGATCGGTGCGGCACTGGCGCCCGTCACCTTCGGCACGGTCGAGCACATGCTGTTCGACAATGCCAAGCTCGAGCCCGGCGAAACGATCCTGGTCCATGCCGGCGGCTCCGGCATCGGTACGGCGGCGATCCAGCTTGCCAAAAAAATCGGCTGCACCGTCATCACCACGGTCGGCTCCGACGACAAGATCGAGAAGGCCAAGGCACTGGGCGCCGATCACGTCATCAACTACCGCACCGATCGCTTCGAAGGCGTGGTGCGCAAGCTCACCAAGAAGAAGGGCGTCGACGTCGTTTTCGAACATGTCGGCAAGGATACCTGGGCGGGTTCGATGCTCTGCATGAAGCGCGGCGGGCGCCTCGTCACCTGCGGCTCGACCTCCGGCGTTTCGACCGAGATGAACCTGATGATGCTGTTCCAGCAGCAATTGAAGCTTCTCGGCTCCTTCGGCTGCCGCATGGTGAACATGGCCGATGCCATGCAGAAGATGGGCCGCGGCCTCGTTCATCCCGTCATCGACACTGAAGTCGGCTTCGACGATATCGACCGGGCTCTGGAGCGGATGGAATCGCGCCAGATCTTCGGTAAGATCATCCTGAAGATGGATTGA
- a CDS encoding beta-ketoacyl-ACP synthase, producing the protein MTDSAYKDHLGRPIVAVTGMGIITSLGQGLQDNWEALSSGTSGIHAINRFPTEGLSTRIAGTVDFIEIPVPNAVERSYAFARETTIEALADAGISGDFNGPLFLAAPPIEPEWSARFELADRSPAADHPGDAYERFLTALRQRPDPAFHEAALFGAISERLADRFGTRGLPVTLSTACASGVTAIQLGIEAIRQGRADRALTVATDGSLSAEALIRFSLLSALSTQNDPPTKASKPFSKDRDGFVIAEGAATLVLESLESAVARGAKVLGIMKGAGDKADSFHRTRSSPDGGPAIATIRAALADAGIDESGIGYINAHGTSTPENDKMEYGSMSAVFGEKLVGIPVSSNKSMIGHTLTAAGAVEAVFSLQTMLTGTLPPTINYNNPDPSIVLDVVPNKKREAQVSAVLSNSFGFGGQNASLVMALEPA; encoded by the coding sequence ATGACAGATTCCGCTTACAAGGATCACCTCGGCCGGCCGATCGTCGCAGTGACCGGCATGGGCATCATCACCTCGCTCGGCCAAGGCTTGCAGGACAACTGGGAGGCCCTTTCTTCCGGCACCTCGGGTATCCACGCGATCAATCGCTTTCCGACCGAAGGCCTGTCGACCCGCATCGCAGGCACCGTCGATTTCATCGAGATTCCCGTGCCGAACGCCGTCGAGCGTTCCTATGCTTTCGCGCGCGAGACGACCATCGAGGCACTGGCCGATGCCGGCATTTCAGGCGATTTCAATGGCCCGCTGTTCCTCGCCGCGCCGCCGATCGAGCCCGAATGGAGCGCCCGTTTCGAACTCGCCGACCGTTCGCCGGCTGCCGACCATCCTGGTGACGCCTATGAGCGCTTTTTGACGGCGCTGCGTCAGCGGCCGGACCCGGCCTTTCACGAGGCGGCCCTGTTCGGTGCGATTTCCGAGCGTCTTGCCGACCGGTTCGGCACGCGCGGGCTGCCCGTGACCTTGTCGACGGCCTGCGCCTCTGGCGTCACCGCGATCCAGCTCGGTATCGAGGCGATCCGCCAGGGCCGCGCCGACCGTGCCCTGACCGTCGCCACAGATGGATCGCTGAGCGCCGAAGCGCTGATCCGCTTCTCGCTGCTGTCGGCCCTTTCGACCCAGAACGATCCGCCGACCAAGGCCTCCAAGCCATTCAGCAAGGATCGCGACGGCTTCGTCATCGCTGAGGGTGCTGCGACGCTGGTGCTGGAATCGCTGGAATCGGCGGTCGCTCGCGGCGCCAAGGTGCTTGGCATCATGAAGGGCGCCGGCGACAAGGCCGACAGCTTCCACCGGACCCGGTCTTCGCCCGACGGCGGCCCGGCGATCGCGACGATCCGCGCGGCCCTTGCCGATGCCGGTATCGACGAGAGCGGCATCGGCTACATCAACGCGCACGGCACCTCGACGCCTGAAAACGACAAGATGGAATATGGCTCGATGTCCGCCGTCTTCGGTGAGAAGCTGGTTGGCATTCCGGTGTCATCAAACAAGTCGATGATCGGCCATACGCTAACGGCGGCGGGCGCCGTCGAGGCGGTGTTCTCGCTGCAGACGATGCTGACGGGCACGCTGCCGCCGACGATCAACTACAACAATCCCGATCCGTCGATCGTGCTCGATGTCGTGCCGAACAAGAAGCGGGAAGCGCAGGTTTCGGCCGTGCTTTCCAACTCCTTCGGCTTCGGCGGGCAGAATGCCAGCCTTGTCATGGCGCTCGAACCGGCTTAG
- a CDS encoding beta-ketoacyl-ACP synthase → MSKAANDVVISGVGIVTCQGVGKEAHIALLSAESTPKAIVETEKFKPYPVHPLPEIDWSQQIAKRGDQRQMENWQRIGVFAAGLALDDAGLKDNIEACGTMDMIVAAGGGERDINVDTLIVDEGLKRNDRELLLNEKLTTELRPTLFLAQLSNLLAGNISIVHKVTGSSRTFMGEEASGVSAVETAFWRIRSGESTHALVGGAFAAERPDMILLTEAIGAHTRGEWAPLWSRSGLEGGGMITGSAGAFLVLESRKHAEERGAHIYATISAVEGDRGNRGAGNFEVRMERLLKPAADLAPESTAIFSGSTGMHEIAARERAVLEHQLPGAAIRGFGGVSGHTIEAQFPLGLALAALAVDANAKVPPFDAAHEAPMKAGTKAAVVTTVGHQRGEGVAILSAEA, encoded by the coding sequence ATGAGTAAGGCCGCAAACGACGTCGTCATTTCGGGCGTCGGCATCGTCACCTGTCAAGGCGTCGGCAAGGAGGCGCATATCGCGCTGCTTTCGGCCGAAAGCACGCCGAAGGCGATCGTCGAGACCGAGAAATTCAAACCCTATCCGGTGCATCCGCTGCCCGAGATCGACTGGTCGCAGCAGATCGCCAAGCGTGGCGACCAGCGCCAGATGGAGAACTGGCAGCGCATCGGCGTCTTCGCCGCAGGGCTCGCGCTCGACGATGCCGGCTTGAAGGACAATATCGAGGCTTGCGGCACGATGGACATGATCGTGGCGGCCGGCGGTGGCGAGCGCGACATCAACGTCGATACGCTGATCGTCGACGAGGGCCTGAAACGCAACGACCGTGAGCTGCTGCTGAACGAGAAGCTGACGACGGAGCTGAGGCCGACGCTGTTCCTGGCGCAGCTTTCCAACCTGCTCGCCGGCAACATCTCCATCGTTCACAAGGTCACCGGCTCGTCGCGCACCTTCATGGGCGAGGAAGCCTCCGGCGTTTCCGCGGTCGAGACCGCCTTCTGGCGCATCCGCTCCGGCGAATCCACCCATGCGCTTGTCGGCGGTGCCTTTGCTGCCGAGCGCCCCGACATGATCCTGCTCACTGAGGCGATCGGCGCGCATACGCGTGGCGAATGGGCGCCGCTCTGGTCGCGCTCCGGCCTCGAGGGCGGCGGGATGATCACCGGTTCGGCCGGTGCCTTCCTGGTGCTGGAATCGCGCAAGCATGCGGAAGAGCGCGGCGCGCATATCTATGCGACGATCAGTGCCGTCGAAGGCGATCGCGGCAACCGCGGCGCCGGCAACTTCGAGGTGCGCATGGAGCGGCTGCTGAAGCCTGCCGCCGACCTGGCGCCGGAGAGCACGGCGATCTTTTCCGGCTCGACCGGCATGCATGAAATCGCCGCCCGCGAAAGGGCGGTGCTGGAGCATCAGCTTCCCGGCGCTGCAATCCGCGGCTTCGGCGGCGTGTCCGGTCACACGATCGAGGCGCAGTTCCCGCTGGGGCTGGCGCTCGCAGCCCTTGCCGTCGATGCCAATGCCAAGGTCCCGCCGTTCGACGCCGCCCACGAAGCGCCGATGAAGGCGGGCACCAAGGCCGCTGTCGTAACGACAGTCGGTCACCAGCGCGGCGAGGGCGTCGCCATTCTTTCGGCTGAGGCCTGA
- a CDS encoding 3-hydroxyacyl-ACP dehydratase FabZ family protein yields MLLEYFQMIDRVEAVDLKKGTLAARSVVPAQSPVFEGHFPGMPLVPGVLLIETMAQASGMLVLAATDFAAMPFLMSVDGAKMRTFVEPEAVLDIEAVLEHDGSGFAVTKAKITSGGKKVCDAQLKLRTMPFSEVPLGDIVKKRAGEVGLLEAIAAQGVIG; encoded by the coding sequence ATGCTCCTGGAATATTTCCAGATGATTGACCGCGTCGAAGCGGTGGACCTGAAGAAGGGCACGCTTGCGGCGCGATCCGTCGTGCCGGCCCAGAGCCCCGTTTTCGAGGGCCATTTTCCCGGCATGCCGCTCGTTCCCGGTGTGCTCCTGATCGAGACCATGGCGCAGGCCTCCGGTATGCTGGTGCTTGCCGCTACCGATTTTGCCGCCATGCCCTTCCTGATGTCGGTCGACGGCGCCAAGATGCGCACCTTCGTCGAGCCGGAAGCCGTGCTCGATATCGAGGCGGTGCTGGAGCACGACGGTTCGGGTTTCGCAGTCACCAAGGCCAAGATCACCAGCGGCGGCAAGAAGGTCTGCGACGCGCAGCTGAAACTGCGCACCATGCCCTTCAGCGAGGTTCCGCTCGGCGATATCGTGAAAAAACGCGCCGGCGAGGTCGGGCTTCTCGAAGCGATCGCAGCGCAGGGAGTGATTGGATGA
- a CDS encoding acyl carrier protein: MTATFDKVADIIAETSEIDRATITPESHTIDDLGIDSLDFLDIVFAIDKEFGIKIPLEKWTQEVNEGKVSTEEYFVLKNLCAKIDELKAAKA, translated from the coding sequence GTGACCGCTACATTCGATAAAGTTGCCGACATTATTGCAGAAACCAGCGAGATCGATCGTGCCACGATCACGCCGGAGAGCCATACGATCGACGACCTCGGTATCGACAGCCTTGATTTCCTCGACATTGTCTTTGCGATCGACAAGGAATTCGGCATCAAGATTCCGCTCGAAAAGTGGACACAGGAAGTCAATGAGGGCAAGGTTTCCACCGAAGAGTATTTCGTGCTGAAGAACCTGTGTGCCAAGATCGACGAGCTCAAAGCAGCCAAGGCCTGA
- a CDS encoding Crp/Fnr family transcriptional regulator, whose translation MDIARSEVFEAGTPTACRSCQARHGVVCGALSNAQLKELNRHSLRRKVEAGSEIIAQGSESSFYSNIMRGVVKLCKMMPDGRQQIVGLQFAPDFVGRPFVRESTLSAEAATDAEICVFPRNLLDRMIAETPELQRSLHDQALNELDAAREWMLTLGRRTAEEKVASLLHLIATHAEPQTAISTAFDLPLSRAEIADFLGLTIETVSRQMTRLRKRGVILIENSRHIVVPDMDELEKVSA comes from the coding sequence ATGGACATCGCACGCAGTGAGGTTTTCGAGGCCGGCACGCCCACCGCATGCCGCTCCTGCCAGGCGCGGCATGGCGTCGTTTGCGGCGCCTTGTCGAACGCCCAGTTGAAGGAGCTCAACCGCCACTCCCTGCGCCGCAAGGTCGAAGCCGGCTCGGAGATCATTGCTCAAGGGTCGGAGAGCTCATTCTATTCGAACATCATGCGCGGCGTGGTCAAGCTCTGCAAGATGATGCCGGACGGTCGCCAGCAGATCGTCGGCCTGCAGTTCGCTCCCGATTTCGTCGGCAGACCCTTCGTGCGCGAAAGCACGCTGTCGGCCGAGGCCGCCACGGATGCCGAAATTTGTGTTTTCCCCCGCAACCTCCTCGACCGCATGATAGCTGAGACGCCGGAGCTGCAGCGCAGCCTGCACGATCAGGCGCTCAACGAGCTGGATGCGGCGCGCGAGTGGATGCTGACGCTCGGCCGCCGCACGGCGGAGGAAAAGGTCGCAAGCCTGCTCCACCTCATCGCCACCCATGCCGAGCCGCAGACCGCCATCAGCACCGCTTTCGACCTGCCGCTGTCGCGCGCCGAAATCGCCGATTTTCTCGGACTGACGATCGAAACCGTGAGCCGGCAGATGACCAGACTGCGCAAGCGGGGAGTCATCCTGATCGAGAACTCCAGACATATCGTCGTCCCCGATATGGACGAGTTGGAGAAGGTCAGCGCGTAA
- a CDS encoding L,D-transpeptidase → MKTIFAAAAASLLLQFSPVAAEAATLVANISIGRQTMTVTENGFVKYRWKVSTARNGYVTPTGSWSAKWLSRDHRSRKYDNAPMPYAVFFNGGYAVHATFDLKRLGRPASHGCVRLHPDNAAEFFSLARQAGLANTRVVITR, encoded by the coding sequence ATGAAGACGATTTTTGCGGCCGCGGCCGCAAGTTTATTGCTGCAGTTTTCTCCCGTTGCGGCTGAGGCGGCAACGCTGGTTGCCAATATCAGCATCGGCAGGCAGACGATGACCGTCACCGAGAACGGCTTCGTCAAGTATCGCTGGAAGGTTTCCACCGCGCGCAATGGTTATGTCACTCCGACCGGTTCCTGGAGCGCCAAGTGGCTGTCGCGCGATCACCGCTCCCGCAAGTACGACAACGCGCCGATGCCTTACGCGGTATTTTTCAACGGCGGTTACGCCGTTCACGCCACCTTTGATCTGAAACGTCTCGGCAGGCCGGCGTCGCATGGCTGCGTTCGCCTGCATCCCGACAACGCGGCGGAGTTCTTTTCGCTGGCGCGGCAGGCAGGTCTCGCCAATACCCGGGTGGTCATCACGCGCTGA
- a CDS encoding ECs_2282 family putative zinc-binding protein, whose amino-acid sequence MTVQVELPCPKCKSTKMKFERAEIRETDIITCAACGHNLGTMASIREKMNKAYQQLKRQSVARKLQ is encoded by the coding sequence ATGACAGTTCAGGTTGAACTCCCGTGCCCCAAGTGCAAGAGCACCAAGATGAAGTTCGAGCGGGCCGAGATCCGCGAGACCGACATCATCACCTGCGCGGCTTGCGGCCATAATCTCGGGACGATGGCCTCGATTCGTGAAAAGATGAACAAGGCCTACCAGCAGCTCAAGCGGCAATCGGTGGCGCGTAAGCTTCAGTGA
- the cbiB gene encoding adenosylcobinamide-phosphate synthase CbiB, whose product MTIDENLLVLLLALLLDRIAGDPQWLWSRVPHPVVMFGAAISYADQQLNPSSLTGSQRRMNGVAAILALLVLSIAAGFVFDRFFALFGLVGLVLEAGLVAIFLAQKSLADHVAAVATALRGEGLAGGRNAVSRIVGRDPETLDEPAVCRAAIESLAENFSDGVVAPALWYAVFGLPGLLAYKMLNTADSMIGHRSEKYIDFGWAAARLDDIANWPAARLSILLIAAGAWIRRGMSPCREAIRVAMRDGGLHRSPNSGRPEAAMAGALNVQLAGPRIYGGVIVTEPMINNAGRDVATAGDIEDGVSVFYASCMVLTGLIFGLFLCFL is encoded by the coding sequence ATGACGATCGACGAAAACCTCCTCGTGCTGCTCCTGGCGCTGCTGCTCGACCGGATCGCTGGCGATCCGCAATGGCTGTGGTCGCGGGTACCGCATCCCGTCGTCATGTTCGGTGCGGCGATTTCCTACGCCGACCAGCAGCTCAATCCCTCGAGCCTTACGGGCTCGCAGCGCCGAATGAACGGCGTCGCGGCAATCCTGGCGCTGCTGGTGCTGTCGATTGCTGCAGGCTTCGTGTTCGACCGGTTTTTCGCGCTCTTCGGCCTTGTCGGACTCGTGCTGGAGGCCGGTTTGGTGGCGATCTTCTTGGCGCAAAAGAGCCTCGCCGATCATGTCGCGGCCGTCGCTACGGCCTTGCGCGGCGAGGGGCTTGCCGGCGGACGGAACGCCGTCTCCCGTATCGTCGGGCGCGATCCCGAGACTCTCGATGAGCCGGCCGTCTGTCGCGCGGCGATCGAAAGCCTTGCGGAAAATTTCTCCGACGGCGTCGTGGCGCCGGCCCTCTGGTATGCCGTCTTCGGCCTGCCGGGCCTGCTGGCCTACAAGATGCTGAACACGGCGGATTCGATGATTGGCCACAGATCGGAAAAATACATCGATTTCGGTTGGGCCGCGGCTCGGTTGGACGATATCGCCAACTGGCCGGCCGCCCGGCTCTCCATTCTTTTGATTGCAGCCGGCGCCTGGATCCGGCGCGGCATGAGCCCCTGTCGCGAGGCGATCCGGGTGGCGATGCGCGACGGCGGCCTGCACCGCTCGCCGAATTCCGGCCGACCGGAGGCGGCAATGGCCGGTGCACTCAACGTCCAGCTCGCCGGCCCACGCATCTACGGCGGTGTCATCGTGACTGAGCCGATGATCAACAACGCCGGCCGGGACGTTGCCACCGCCGGCGATATCGAGGACGGTGTGTCGGTGTTTTATGCCAGCTGCATGGTGCTCACTGGTCTGATCTTCGGGCTGTTTCTGTGTTTTCTTTAG
- the cobD gene encoding threonine-phosphate decarboxylase CobD, whose translation MSAPIDHGGGVTAAAAAFGGRPKNWLDLSTGINPCPVALPEIPTRAWHRLPDSYLVDAARRAARDYYDSGEILPLPVAGTQSVIQLLPRLLRQRSQFAMTDDKVAVTDDKVAVVSPTYGEYARAFASAGFAVDAVDDIAAIGGQHRLAVVVNPNNPDGRVWPAEALAALHDRMKSANGLLVVDEAFGDTDPALSLAARAQELPNLIIFRSFGKFFGLAGLRLGFAIAPEDILARFEDWLGPWAVSGPALSLAASLLRSDVAAIRRCLDDRSAALQAALSAAGLRIKGGTALFTLVADIRASDIYTHLCRHHILVRKFDYAPDWLRFGLTPDPAADNRLSAALQGFER comes from the coding sequence ATGAGCGCTCCGATCGACCATGGCGGCGGCGTCACCGCCGCAGCCGCCGCTTTTGGCGGCAGGCCGAAGAACTGGCTCGACCTTTCCACCGGCATCAATCCATGCCCAGTCGCCCTGCCGGAGATCCCGACAAGAGCCTGGCACCGCCTGCCGGACAGCTATCTGGTCGATGCGGCAAGGCGGGCGGCGCGGGATTATTATGACAGCGGCGAGATACTGCCGCTGCCGGTGGCAGGCACGCAATCAGTTATTCAGCTTCTGCCGCGGCTGCTTCGACAAAGAAGCCAGTTTGCCATGACGGACGACAAAGTCGCCGTGACGGACGACAAAGTCGCCGTGGTGTCGCCGACTTATGGCGAATATGCGCGCGCCTTCGCCTCGGCCGGTTTTGCCGTCGATGCGGTGGACGATATCGCTGCGATCGGCGGCCAGCATAGGCTTGCCGTCGTCGTCAATCCGAACAATCCCGACGGGCGGGTATGGCCGGCCGAAGCGTTGGCAGCGCTGCACGACAGGATGAAATCGGCAAACGGCCTGCTTGTTGTCGATGAGGCTTTCGGGGATACGGATCCGGCGCTCAGCCTCGCAGCCCGCGCGCAAGAGCTTCCCAATCTGATAATCTTCCGTTCCTTCGGCAAGTTCTTTGGGCTTGCCGGCCTGCGGCTCGGTTTTGCAATCGCGCCCGAGGATATCCTCGCGCGTTTCGAGGACTGGCTCGGTCCTTGGGCGGTCTCCGGCCCGGCGCTGTCACTTGCCGCCTCGCTGCTTCGTTCGGACGTGGCTGCGATCCGCCGCTGTCTCGATGACCGCAGCGCCGCCCTGCAGGCGGCGCTGAGCGCTGCCGGGTTGCGAATCAAGGGCGGAACGGCGTTGTTCACTCTTGTCGCCGATATCAGGGCGAGCGACATTTACACGCATCTTTGTCGGCATCATATTCTCGTCCGCAAGTTCGATTATGCGCCGGATTGGCTGCGTTTCGGGTTGACGCCCGATCCGGCAGCGGACAACCGGCTTAGCGCAGCCCTTCAAGGATTTGAGCGATGA